atgttagcggagagctagttaacattagcagcaagttagctaacattaccatggAGAGAGataaggttagcggaaagctagctaaaattagtgggaaaagaactaaggttaccaaagaaattatgactacatttttgggtcttataTTATACTTATTAAGGTCTTAAAAATGTCTCAGAAAGCATtgaatttgactttaaaaatggTGCAATGACCCTGTAAAACAGGCTCTGCCCACGCACACCTGATTGCCAGTCAAACACTGACtgtaatttcaccttcaaacttTTGCCAGTCACAAATATAACACTGGatcatttttcttaataaataaatgtaatatgtttgttttatttgtttaactggatTCTCTTTATCTAATCTAATCATGTTTTGGGTCATACTTatgtagaaatgaaaaaaaaaaatccaaagggTTTACAATTTTCAAGCACCGCTGTATGTGGTTGGAAAATAGTGCCAGGAGCGGGTTTctgtttgtactgtgtgtgtgtgtgtgtgactgtgtaagtacgtgtgtgtatgtttaaCTCATCTGCATCCATCTCTTATCTTCAGGAAGAGCAGAAGGCCCCCCCGGTGGAGCCGGTGACGAGCAGCAACAGCATGGCTGACCAGCCGGGAGAAGACGCTCAGAAGGAAGAGCAGCCTGCCATCAGTGTCCCGCCCACTCCAACACCACAGACTCCGCCCCctcagcagcagcacacagaccCAGCATCTCCCACAGTCGCCACGACGCCTGACCCCGCCCCTGTCACCTGCAGCAACAAAAGCCTGCGCAGGTCTTGTGAGATGGAGCAGGAGTATGAGGTAAACAAGGACCTGTATTGACCCAGATCGCCAGCCATTGATCAAGCTACACATGTTTGGTGCCTGAAATTTACTTTAAATcaaattatcaaatcaaattcTTTTATATAGTAGCTtatttttacagctctggaagaaaaaataagaccatggttattctaccaaatattgatttctgaactcttaaaactttatgaatattatctttttttttgttgcattatttgaggtctgaaagctctgcatctttttttgttatttcagccatttctcatttttctcatttatacctataaatatcaaaatcagagaaaattattcaaaaactaaagtggtaccttctttttttccagagctgtataagcagCTTTATGGAAATCTGGTAGCAGAGCAAAGAATCAAACTAAACATAAAACATGAAGCTCTAGTGAGCTacagttaaaaatgaaaaacgtCCTCAGAGCTGGAAGAAGAAACCTTTGGAGGAACCTTGAATGACAGGGTgtacccatcctcctctggtcagacgaCTTCATATTATTGATTAAAGTCACTATACAGCACAAAactttattgatttttaaaagagcataattgcattattattattatagaatatTGCATTTAAATTAGTTAGGGGttggtgatatggccctaaaacaatatatcACAATTTGTCACAGTATTTTTGCTATAACAATATTTTAGTAATATAAACTGAACATTGGAAAATGTTGTATTACTTTCAAAATTTTAAATacctgcaacaaaataaatgtttagagacaaaaacaacaaaacaaactttGTATATTTCATAAACAACATATTCTACCAAGAGTCtggttttgtataaaataatgtaacacaataaataaatgaataacaaaaaaataaataagtaacaaACAATGCAAGGTAACAAAATACTGAAGTGCAGAATAGTTAATGCATGCATCTAAAATGCAAACATGAACACTTATACAAAAAATAtccttcacagtaaataatagccTCCTTACATGACAGAGTTCTGCTATGATCATgatatgtaggcctgtcacaattattacattattgatttattgtacaatatatggacacatCCTCAGGGCCTTTTCCAGGCTTTTGGAGGCCCCCAAGCAAAATAGATACAGCATTTGTACAAGGTCTCTTATTacattcttgtttttcttttcttgctcTATTTTTTCCATCTACTTTCTGTCCTGGCTTTCTAATGCATAACTCTTTACACCACTTCATGATGGCTGAAGGATCATAATTTGCTGGCTGCAGGAATTACGAACCAGGCTGTTTACTGTCAGTAACTTGAGGGGgtttctgataacagtgttgttgtactttTGCTGCATTGACCGTCACAGAATTTAAGGGAGTAATCACAAAGTTTGTCGTTGCATTCGATTTATAACCAGTCAAAACCCAATCCAGCTCAGGGCCCTAGgcagttgattggtttgcttgcatTGTTGCAAAGGGCCTGTACATGTGTACAAAGTGTGAATATTCTTAATTATCAGAACTTTATTActctttaaaatagaaaatatccAGTTCTatcattaagagagcacttcagtttctgaatcagtttctctgattttgctatttatatgtttgagtaaaataaacattgttgttttattccataaacgacagacatttctcccaaattccaaataaaaagattgtcatttagagcatttatttgcagaaaattaagttttaagagttcagaaatcaatatttgtcacagttttcatgcatctcggcatgttttcctccaccagtcttgcacactgcttttggataactttatgccactcctggtgcaaaaattcaagcagttcagcttggtttgatggcttgtgatcatccatcttcctcttgattatattatatatacagaggttttcagttttgtaaaattaaagaaactctgtatatgagctgtatattattatgcTTATTACACCATAATTATTGCATTGCataaaatgccttaaaatgacaataatactaTTTATCACAATAATGTTTGGGACGACATATATTGCTCAAAAAAGTTGTTATTGTAACAGGACTAGTAATAAAGGCAGTTAAAGGTAATTAAatagtaatactaataataataataataataataataataataataataataataataataatagcagcaaTAGCAGTAATTAGAAAGTTACTAGATAAAatcaatttaaattttaatatactGAGTAGTGAAAGGTGGGCAACTAATACAAGGCATGAGCTGGACGGTGTGCAGTTGTTCTGTGGCTGAATGTAGCTAAAGAATCAAAGTACACCTATATCTCAACAATTAGTAATGGGGAagtgttcagtaatctctaacGTCTGTTTTGATACTGTATGATTCACTGAGGTCTATAAATATGGACTAAAAGATACATAATTGTAACAGCAACTAAATTGAAGCCTTGGCTTTGTCTGTCTGTTTCGTGTTGTGCtgtattgtgattgtgtgtgtgtgttaggatgGTCGTGGGTTTGGAATCGGTGTACTGGTGTGGGGGAAGCTGCGGGGGTTCTCCTGGTGGCCCGGCCGTATCGTATCCTGGTGGATAACAGGGCGCAGTCGAGCAGCAGAAGGGACTCGCTGGGTGATGTGGTTTGGAGATGGGAAATTCTCTGTGGTGAGTGAACCATACATTCAGGTCCCCAgtattaaaatacacattattttaaCAGTGTATTATAATTCCAGTATATAAAATAATGATGAGATTTTAACACTCtctgtgtaaatatattgtaatagtgttaatttaactctatttaatatatttaatatgtgtGCCAGAGAGTGAATGCTAAATTTTTAACCTTCAACAAAATTCAGTCTTTTTATGATGTGAACATTTTAAAGCCGTTGTACCTtaaaattacagctttaaattaaactgacTTATAATAGAGAGGGTAAAGTCTTTTTCATTCCCACTTGAAATTTTGTAAGCTGCATAATagaattatattattaaacaatatcgaaccaaacaaaaaaacaagccatTCAACAGTGTTGAGTAATTTTCTCTgtttacagtgtatcacaaatgtgagtacacccttcacatttctgcagatatttaagtatatcttttcatgggacaacactgacaaaatgacactttgacacaatgaaaagtagtctgtgtgcagcttatataacatatgtaaatttattcttccctcaaaataactcaatatacagccattaaagTATAAACCACCGgccacaaaagtgagtacacccctaagagactacactTCTAAATGTCCAAATTAAGCACTGCTTATCATTTTCCCtccacaatgtcatgtgactcgttagtgttaggTTTTAGGTGTCCagactgagctgcagcacagtggccaaaaTCATCCAGCCTTTTAAAAGGTTGCACACCTTGCACAATGTTCCTGAAGTCCTTGGACCTGAGCAAGGCACTCTacaatgctcattgttatcttacaccccacaaattgtctattttcaaaccatTAATATAGCAACAAAGCTTACGAATATATCTATACCGATGGGCATGTTTTTctagaagtaaggtgtgttcatgtaaattcagggcgtattgctatcttggcagtagaAATCACTTGGTGCACCACTTACAGAAAACAACCTAGATATATATCAAGAGTCATTGAAATCATGGCAGCGCAGGCACGCTGCGTTTGCTCAAAACACGCACACCCACTCGATACACTCACataaggacatgcagcagtgcacaaaaccaacttttacatcatccataaatataatactaaataaaaaagtaacattgctgttcctataAATTAGttgctggctcttaaagggaatggcaagtaaaatgctaaatggtttatttcatgttacacccaaagcacacacatgattatttaagagGATTAGCACATGTCTTTTACACATTTCAAGCGGCacttgtgtacttttcctgtcgttacaatagcaaagacacactgacacaccctaagtCAAGCTGCGTAGTGCAGGGTTGACGGCACGACtacagatctctaaaatagggccccttgcCTTGTCTATGCATTGTTTGATAACTTTAGTCTTTTTTACAGCAATGGTGAATTCAGGCATTTTAAGTAGTAATACATATGgtatagggctgcacgatatatcttTTAAGCATCGTCATAGCCACATCGCAGAACGTGtgatgtcacctaaggcaataTAGTCAAAtgcgtcatgttgcaatgtttcgaCTCTCGACACAAGAAGTAAATACACAGCGTTGTAATGTTCTGAGtgaacagcgctgtctctgtgtctgtgtgagtgacaggctgctgctgcctgagaagcgctaGGGGGAGGGGAGTGGGAGAGGGAAGGGGAGAGGGTGTGAAtatgaggtaactgcatggcttCCACATgattgggcacatgcttgtaaacacagcagcagacagcctgtcaaaagctgtgcaccacagtccggcacagttttgcgcagtTATTTCCAGTTAGGTCtgaaatcacacttttaatcccacaaaaacgctcttatttacatgttaaaaggccatttaattggaccaattattgttgttttgctgattttcttgggttttgagtgaatggctgactctaaagcgctgactcagctctcggtcggtccgAATCTCTTGAGGCGAGACAACATGCCATTGGGGGGGGAGCAGGTGAAGTCacaggtcctgcattgtttaatattgcgatataaatCATCAGAAATGAAACActgcaatgtcagtttttttccAATATGGTGCAGCCCTAATATGCTGGTGTCCTAACCTTTTACTTATCAAAAAATTGTGTTTCTATTAATTGCAttatattaatgattttaaaataattaaaaaaagttattgtagTTTTATGTGCTGAATTATACCATTATATAtcttaatattgtttaaaattaataccaATATTGTTCCATAAAGATCAGAtgtctgtatgtttatatatgttaaaaatgtatgattttttttctttcacatgactgtatagtTAAAGAGGGGTCTCCCCAGGTGCTCTATTGCCAGAAATGCAACAACTGACTAAATGTCAGCCTGTTATCTGTGAGATTATCACAGATTCTTATGAAACCCAAGTCATCTCTATCAGCTGATATAATCTTCCAGCTTGTAATGAATACAGTACAGAATGAGgaatgtacgtgtgtgtgtgtgtgtgtgtgtgtggcactttACAGAGTGAGATAACTGCAATGGAGATTAAACCTGACTCTCAAAAGCCTGCAATTAAAAGGCACTTATCTCTTACATCTACAAACGAGAAGTGTCTGCCAGGCTGCATATAAGGAAAGGTCTTGATCAAAACTGAATACCGGTAGCATTCCTTTCTAATCTCTTCTGcattcctctcctctcctctcttcaggtgTGTGTAGAGAAACTGTTGCCTTTGAGTTCATTTTCTACTGCCTTTCATCAGCCTACCTACAGCAAACAGCCCATGTACAGAAGAGCTATCTTCGAGGTGCTTCAAGTGAGTCTTTCagaagaacacacacagacacacacaaacaagacTGACTGTGGCCCCGTAACCTACATAGTGTAAACTACTTAAAACtagatttactttttatttgacaCGGATACGCTGGAATTATATAATCCAAACAATCAAGTTTGGAAGTCCCTGGATGtctatatatgtacagtacaatTTAAAAGTATGGACCCAACTTAAATTTTGTTGtgtttctttataaaaaaaaaattgcattgtcgattaatactaaattaatccaatttatgaagaaaaacatatggaattacttagtaaacaaaaaagaggtgtaaaaaaaaaacagaataggtttcatattttacattcttcattttctcagtcagccttatcaggtagagtcacctggaaaggctttcagttaacagctgtgctgaactcatcaagagttaattacttggatttcttgcctcttaatatgtttgagagcatcagttgtgttgtgaaaagGTGTGTGGATATGTCCCGCTGCTACaattggatcagacacagcaatgctgctggagtttttaaacactttgtccACTTACTGTTATTTACTTTTGATATCTTAAgttctcccccccccccaaacctgAGCATATATTTGGCATTATGGTACAGTTATAACTCAATGGTTGTTAGGGCCCCACTGGTGGCCAAGTAGCCTCACTGTCACTTATTAGGAAAGGGTAGGTTCccgcatttttcgcactataagacacacttaaaatcctttaattttcccattagctgctaaacgctattttcctgttcagaggtgagtattatcagcctgtagcctgctgctaatcccggctagtactgctggagcagcattagcattaggctcTAAGCGCAGCGCTTGCTCTtacgtcattcagaggtgaatacattggactgtagtctttaccacgttaaaacaagctacgtaggacaaactgctagcttattttgccctggcttaccggaacactctgggttcctcagtgtagtgctatcagacggcattagccgcaaaccgctagccgctaatgcttatgcttcagcctgagtgctggagaaatttaggaatctaagtttactgtaaataattataagcactttactcaccctaataaacagttttcaggtgagaaatTTGTATAGATTTATGTCCAGCACTTGTTTTACTTGTTTGCttgtaatgttttttaattacagttttctttacttaacttaattaccccccaccaccacccagcggtgagacctgcttaattagaatttacttatagtgtctcttaaaatgcgccttataatcaggtgtgccttatgtttaaaaatagaccagaaaatatacgtttattgatagtgtgccttataatacggcgcgccttacagtgcgaaaaatacgttaTATAGATTCCATCTAAACTAATAAAGTCCTGTATTTGTTTTTCTGCaaacttatgtgtgtgtgtgtgttaattctCATACGTGTGCTTGCAGACAGCCAGTACGCGGGCAGGTAAGCTGTTCCCGGTGTGCGTGTCCAATGATGACTCTGACTCGAGGAAGAATATAGAGCTGCTGACCCGTGAGATGATCGAGTGGGCCAGTGCAGGATTCCTTCCCACCGGTGCAAAGGGCCTGGAACCCCCACCAGGTTACTCCTTTAACATGTTATACTGTGTTCCGTGTATCTGTACAGCAGTGCTTGCCAGATTTCCACAAACACCTTTAAAGCAGTCTAATAAGCTCATTTTAAGTGCAGTGATTTAATTGTTCACATAGACAGCATGTAAAATCACTATAGAACCGAATCAAACAATAGACTAGGAAATGTTGGAGCAGCTGTGCACAAGCCTGAAGTCACTATGCCACTGGGGACTGGGTGATATTTTTAAAGGAAATACTGCAGGTATGTGTCTtacagtgtgctgtgtgtgtgttttagcggAGCGGAGTCCCTACACTGAGGTTTACCCCGAGATGTGGGTAGAGCCAGAAGCTGCAGCGTACACAGCCCCCAAGAAACCCAGAAAGAGCAGCATTGAGAAGCCCAAGATCAAGGAGATTATAGATGAAGGAACCAGaggtatcacacacacacacacacactcagaaaaacTGTATATACAATTAAAATGTAGACTTTTAAgtttaattcaaggggttgaaCCTAAATATCCTATGGAAAAGTGATCTCAAAGGCTATTTTATACGCTGCATAGGCTAGTTCCTTATTAATGCATCATGagttaagcaggtaaaaggtcTGGAGTTAATTCCATGTGTGATATATGtgcatttggaagctgttgctgTGAACTCACAACTTGCGGTCAAAAGAACTCtcaatgaaagagaaacaggacaTCATCAGGCTAATATAAAGGAGGAAATTTATCAGAGAGATAGCAAAGATGTTAGGATTGGCCAAATCAACAGTTCAGTACATTCTGGAAATAAAAACGCAGTGGTGAACTCAGGATGGatgcaaatccttttttttttgtaaataagttttttattgaaagttttgtagataACATATGTAgcaatatagtgcattacaaacAGACAATGTTTTACCATCCCTTTGAAATCCCATCCACCCCAACCTGCCCCGCCCACATCAACCCCGCCTCGCCCACATCTACCACCACAACTTCTAGTTCACCTTACCCACAGCCATCCCTCcaccacacaaatacacaatatatacataaaacagACAAAGTCTATTACCAAAAAAAGATCATGATAAAAGAAGGATCTTTACATCTTTAATTCCATTAAGCCATATTCTCATTATATCTGGATTTGCTCTATTGACTCTAGCTGTAGATAATTTAGATAAGTAAAGAATATCTAAAAAGGAATGTAACCAGTGTGTAACAGAAAGCGAATGGGGCAGAGGTCAGctttaaacaataatttatttaGCGGCTGTCAGGCCATCCAACCAAACTTTCCGTACTCTCTTTGCCATTGAAAAGGTAAGGGATGGatgtaattcttaaaatcttcagaggatatttttgtttaaccctttgaatTAAACCAGAAAGTCTACTCTTTgattgcatctcatttgtttcattttgaaTCAGCGCAGTgtcatgcagagcccaaatcatcaTCAGAGCCCTGTCCAATTATTTATGGGCGTAACAGTATGTTCAAACACAATCagataaacatgttttttgtatgttttcagagAGACTGGTATATGAAGTGCGTCAGAAGTGCCGAAATATTGAAGGTGAGGGAGACATGATTTCAGACTGTTTATCAATCTGTATTTTCCTTTGTTGTGGGATGCATTGTAATCAGTGTCCTGCATCTAATTGCAGTCTTTCATTTCTGCCCATATTAAGATTCTTGATTTAAGTGCTAATGTGTATCACTTTTTGAGTCCTGTTACTGTTTTGAAGTGGAAAAAACACAACCTGAAGTctttatgtatgtaaatatatttaaagtgtgCTGGTATTGTCGTTGTGTACAGATATGTGCATATCCTGTGGGAGTCTGAACGTGTCACTCGAACATCCACTCTTCATTGGAGCTATGTGCCAGAGCTGCAAGGTACAGCAGAtacactcacacagacaaacaTACTGCACAGGTGCTGAGGGAGGGGAATGCCGCTTGTTCTCCTGTTTTAATACAGGAATACTttccagtagaataggactctctggagctgaTAAACAAATGTATCCATCAACACCTTGATTGATTCCTAATGTCAGATGTGGGCTACAGGTGAATAAAGAGGTGTGAAAGAGTgtcactgtgttctctggagtagCGTTGCTCCAAGGAATACCTCTGAGGTGAGTTGAGAGgacctggaagtgaggtgtgattgtgatcatccaacatcctggccTTTCTAATGCTCTCATCAATTAATGCAGTCAAGTCGTTGCAGCAATGATCAAAATTTAGTAGATAGAATTTTACCATTTACCTATTTTACCATTAtggcaataaaaaaatgtaaaaagtcaaAAACTGCttctaataaaatgtgttttctttctttttatgattttttttacattgtaaatttaaaattaaagagGACATGTGGgcttattttgtaaagaaaacatggttaaagaaaccagaatattttttcatattttaggttcttctaagtagcacattcagctttaaggacagatctgcacactctcgatattttaatctcagtgtcagttcctggaggtgctgaacaatagttgctgatttTCCTTTAGGCTgttctcaaactcatcccaaatcatttagatcaggagattgtggagggcaaacacttttttgtgtacTACTTAATTCCATATCTGTCCCTTAATTGttgtcatgtctttaatattaatctaccatatagaaaataaattaaatacagaagaacactgaataagaagatgtgtccaaaattttgactggtactatatgtaactatatatatataacttcgaaaaattttgggaccaaaaaaattttgacccaaaaaaaacatcgaaaaattttgggaccaaaaaaagtttgacccaaaaaaaaattaaaacaattttgggaccaaaaaaaattttgaccaaaaaaaaaaaattaaaaaaattttggacccaaaaaaattttgacacaaaaaaaaacatcgaaaaattttgggaccaaaaaaatttagctGAATCTACGTATTTGTTCTGTGTGTGACTCAATACATGTGTACTGTGTGCAGAACTGCTTCCTGGAGTGTGCGTATCAGTATGACGACGACGGCTATCAGTCCTACTGTACCATCTGCTGCGGTGGAAGAGAGGTGCTTATGTGTGGAAACAACAACTGCTGCAGGTACGTCTGAGTGTGTAGAAGAGCTACACTGTATGTACAGATGTTTGTGGAAGCCCTCCTCTAAGGAACGCATTCAGCTTCTTTAAGTTGCACCTGTTTCTGGTATAgaagtacacacacaaacacacatacacaccttgtTTAGTCCTTTTAGAGAAGTACTGGCATATAGAATAGTACTCTCTAACAAAAGAGGATACACTTCAGAACTTTTTTCACACCCCAGAATCATCCCTAAGTTTTCTGTCTGCCATCCCAAACTGAAAATCGTCCATccctatgtttttttgtttgttagttttttttttatttacattagtgTTGTATTCATTTGTACATTTTTCTACTGCCATCAGttaatatgtataataaatataagcatgtataaaacatgcttgtcatcaaatatatacatatttgtgaCTATATGATGACAAGCATTGATAACAGTGACAcaattatactttattttttaattataaaatgtatgtCCACCCAGTggaattttacttaaaaataggaaagatataaaacacaataataaaaatcCAATTATTGGTAACATATTctgtaaatttactttaaatgtatttttttctttattttaaatcacaTATCTGTATGATAGCAGTTTTTTACATGTTACAGCAGtgtggattacaattattatgtGATTCATCTTTTACATTTGTATCAAAGCCAAGAAAGACAATAAATAACAAATAGAAATATGAGAAGAACCAAATCTTGAACAGAACATGGGGTGCagttaaaaattacacaaatgatGGGCATTTCTGGGAAATATACTTTTTCCACTTCTTCCAAATTCCTTCAAATGTATCATCCTGAAGCCTAACAGAGAAGGTTGTTAAGCCATTTCTTTGTGATTGCTTCCCTCGCAGCtactaaatttactttaaaattctGTAGTAAAATAACTATTTGTGCATGATGTGACATACTCCAACCACAAATATCACCATTACTATCACCATTAGTgtcacactgaccctcctcctcctgcagcgtTACTAGCAAGCTGATTAGCTCTACATTAAAAGAAGAGACTTTATCACTAAACATTATACAGCAGTTTCATTTTcttcagcaccgaggctggagtagcattagcattagccgctaacccctaTTTCCCCATTCACatgtattatcagcctgtagcctgcttctaaccctgctGAAACGGTATTAagattagccgctaaccgctgtAGCTTTTAcgccattcagaggagagtatattgtatatattagactgtagtctgcgtgtttaccatgttaaaacaagctacgtgggacgaaccactagctaacattaccctggtcaggtggcattagctgcttagcactagtggttagccgctaatgctaatgttcccaccttagtgctggagaaatttgggaatttcgccttactcactcaaataaacagttttcaggaaagaaatctgtgtagattaacatccagaactcgtttgacattaaaagaaggtctcttttattacagtttgtttacttagcttagttttacttaacttagttatctacgcagtggcgagacctgctgaagttaattatagtgtcttttaaaatgtgccttataatccagtgcaccttatagtgcgaaaatatggtaatattgtgCTGTTCATACATTAATCCTGGATTGGTGTTAAGAGCAGCTGATGTTTTATATGCACATAACTTCTCTTGTTTAACTGtgaatgtttatgtgtgtgtatgtatgtgtgtgtgtgtgtttagatgcttctgtgtggagtgtgtggatcTGCTGGTGGGAACAGGTTCTGCGCAGGCTGCTATCAGAGAGGACCCGTGGAACTGCTACATGTGCGGCAGCAAGAACGTGTTCGGGCTGCTGCGGCGCAGAGATGACTGGACATCACGCCTTCAGCTGTTCTTCGCCAACAATCATGACCAGGACTTTGTGAGTCACCCGTACCTGTCACACTGCAGTagggctgtctgtgtgtgtgtgtcggcgtTTGTCTGTGTTTGCTCAGtgaacattttaataaacattatttttttctttctctctgtctttatacAACCAATTTGGTTACACACGATTATAGATACATTGACAAAAGGATTTGCAGAAATCAGCCATAACTTTAACACGGACTTCTTGTTTTCCAACTATTTCCCAACCCTACTTTAGAAATCTACAGGCAAGCcaaaatatatacagatatacaaatACAGAGATATTTTCTCATgctctatatatataaaatgagacAACCTacaattctgtgtttctttgatttaaacaaatcgaaaacccctggaatatattcaagag
This genomic interval from Astyanax mexicanus isolate ESR-SI-001 chromosome 1, AstMex3_surface, whole genome shotgun sequence contains the following:
- the LOC103043892 gene encoding DNA (cytosine-5)-methyltransferase 3A isoform X6, which codes for MADQPGEDAQKEEQPAISVPPTPTPQTPPPQQQHTDPASPTVATTPDPAPVTCSNKSLRRSCEMEQEYEDGRGFGIGVLVWGKLRGFSWWPGRIVSWWITGRSRAAEGTRWVMWFGDGKFSVVCVEKLLPLSSFSTAFHQPTYSKQPMYRRAIFEVLQTASTRAGKLFPVCVSNDDSDSRKNIELLTREMIEWASAGFLPTGAKGLEPPPAERSPYTEVYPEMWVEPEAAAYTAPKKPRKSSIEKPKIKEIIDEGTRERLVYEVRQKCRNIEDMCISCGSLNVSLEHPLFIGAMCQSCKNCFLECAYQYDDDGYQSYCTICCGGREVLMCGNNNCCRCFCVECVDLLVGTGSAQAAIREDPWNCYMCGSKNVFGLLRRRDDWTSRLQLFFANNHDQDFEPPKLYTPVAAEKRQPIRVLSLFDGIATGLLVLKDLGIQVERYVASEVCEDSVTVGMVRHQGRIIYVGDVRNVTRKHILEWGPFDLVIGGSPCNDLSIVNPARKGLFEGTGRLFFEFYRLLHEARPKEGDDRPFFWLFENVVAMGVSDKRDISRFLECNPVMIDAKEVSAAHRARYFWGNLPGMNRPLSAMANDRLDLQDCLEHGRTAKFDKLRTITTRSNSIKQGKDQHFPVYMNNKEDILWCTEMERVFGFPVHYTDVSNMSRLARQRLLGRSWSVPVIRHLFAPLKEYFACL